In the Primulina tabacum isolate GXHZ01 chromosome 7, ASM2559414v2, whole genome shotgun sequence genome, gagtcaggtgcaaggtgtttctgggcacgttggtgaggtcagcacAGCAGTGGTTTAACACTTTGCAGCCCAGCTCTATACGTTCTTTTAAGGACTTCTCAGCtgccttcttgcaccgatttgctagcagcaagaggcaccagaaaaattatttgagcatgttcgtgatgaaacagcaagagaatgaaactttgcgagaatttgtccagcgtttcaacagtgcagcgctggaaataccagcggctacccctgacatcatgataagtgccttcacacaaggactgaggggaggggagtttttcaagtcgctggtcaagaagcctccgttgagctatgatAATCTGTTGGCTCaagctgagaaatatgtaaacttggaagatgcccaacggtacagaaggatggagagccggcccggaggaagtagagttgagggagcggagaaaggaggaaagaagaggggtgcgggggaaagagaggaagacagaactagcAGTAtaagacaattctcatcccatgttcccctagataggagtcgggacgaggtgatggaggtgagggagcccgcggggaggtgggagaagtcgcgaaGGGTTGGGTACAGTGCTAGATTGTCTTCAAgggatagacgagaaggatcctcattaaggagtcgacaaaggtctcgctcgccccctaggcgtggtccaggccctccatggataaatcagaggatcggggagcagagaggggaaggtcgatgtcaagatgtccctcaggagcTCGTCGAACCGAAgaggggaatgaatgaggataaccaccctacgagaggaatgattcatatgatctcgcggggtgctactgatggagactcttggcgagctcggaaggcacatgggagaaggttggagaactttgagatatctaggggtgcagacttaccacaagaccccgtcatcagctttgggccggaagacctccgaggcgttgtgactctacataacgatgccttggtggtaacgactaccattgccaattatgatgtggcgagaatatttattgataatggaagctccgtgaacgtcttgttcaagagcacgttggatcaaatgaagatgggatgatttgagtttgagccggtatccaccccgttgtatgggtttgcagaacacgtcatcttgcctttgggtcagattgttcttcccctatccttggggactgattctcggcgggtaacaaagatGATAGCCTTCACTGTAGTAGATACCCCGTCAGCGTATAATGGAATTGTAGGACGACCAGCCCTAAAGGATTTTAGAGCAGTAGCTTCcagttatcatcagaagcttaagtttcatgtgggaaaaggagttggagtcctgtgcggggaccaaaaagtcgcacgtcgttgttatgaaagaatcATGACGGAAGAAAAAACGAGAAGTCAcgagcattcgcatggaagcttgagctcagtcttgCAGTTGTAGAGTCATTCGGAGAAGCTTATATGtgggtaactttgtcctgtGGAGGTACAAGACGAGCAGAgaggaaagttggagaatgcgctgggtaaggctctaaagagTCACGAGAACGCTTACCACTTTAGAGAATATTATACTTcatttttgatgtatttcgttcctgaatttgtcttacgttatcagttgatatttaataaagccaagttcttatattaagttcgtggttgttcttgtattatgaggattatatgaattttattttttctacttaggctgcgcctagtagaggaaAAGAGTGGGGGggagaaaagttaaatttttcttgctaaggcatcgcctagcagaggagaagaGGGTGAGGTgtagaatatttattttcctgctaaggcatcgcctagcagaggagttagagagtgggctattttcctgctaaggcatcgcctagcagaggagttagaggatggaggtgttgattttattttcctgctaaggtatcacctagcagaggagttagatggaggagttgaattttattttcctgctagggcccgacctagcagaggagttagagggtggaggtgttgaatttaaattttcctgctaaggtatcacctagcagaggagttagatggaggagttgaattttattttcctgctaagacccgGCTTCGCAGAGGAGCTAGAGGGTGGGGatagtgaatttttattttcctgctaaggcatcacctagcagaggagcagagtttgggaggagaaaaatgttattttcctgctaaggcatcgcctagcagaggagaagagtggatgaggagaattaaatttatttttcctgctaaggtgtcacctagcagaggagttagagggtggagatgttgagtttttattttcctgctaaggcatcgcctagcagatgagcagagtttgggaagagaaaaatttatttggttagtCGATAACAAAAGATGTTTACGGGGAGCAGAAAGATGTTTACgcccccataattttatttggttagtcgataacaaaagatgtttacgcccccataattttttcagaaatcacACAATCATTCGCAAGAGAATATATCAAATTTCTCAACGTATTGGACGAGGCGAAGGCGTGGCCGAAGGCTTGAGGGCGAGCCTGTGGCGCGAGGGCAAGCGAGTGGCGGGCGGGCAGGCTCTCGGCGAGCTGGCGTGGCGTGGCGGGGGCGAGCAGGCGCTCGGGTGAGCCGGAGTGCCGGGCGAACTGCCGGGCGCGGGCGAGCTGGCGTGTGGCGCTCCGGCGCGCGGCGAGCAGACGCTCGACGGGCGAGGGCGAGAGCGGCAGGCGAGGGGCTAGGGGCGAGCTGGCGTGGCGTGGCATGGCGTGGTGCTGGCGAGCAGGCGCTAGGGCGAAGGCATGGCCGAGGGCTTGAGGGCGAGCCTGTGGCACGCGGGCGAGCCGGCGCCCAGGCGAGCAGGCGAGCGTGGTGCGCGAGGGGGCGAGTGCTTCGGCAGGGCGCCGGACGCGGTGAGGGAGTGGCGCGCGGGAGCTGTGCGGCCGCGCGGGGCGAGGGCGCCGGGCGAGCGCGCGAGGGGGCGAGGCGCGCAAGGGCGGACGCACGCTGTTGGGGCTGGCGTGCAGGCGGCGAGGTGATGATCAAGCGGTGCtaggattgatatttgatttgtttccaacTTTTTGGAGACTGACGGAgggctggaagaaaatgcacaaCTCACGTGTTGTAAACCGAGAACAACGCAAtcaatcgaactttgaacctacgattcagttcgactcgggagggggagactggtgatacccagggatgaacccatcaagatccggcccatcattaaggcccacaggtgaatggcccatgacaagcccaggtattctcctataaataccaggttggagcgtatgattattggattcactatattgttttcagcagcgcccttagctgctccccccatatatcctcagtctctgacttgagcgtcggaggggctacgccgggacaccctcctggccccctcctaacggttttatttgtgatttcaggcccagggtaattttgaagcccgtgtctggattagtgacgcttgcgtggatcggaccctaaatttcccgtgagtatcataattaaattttacAATTAGCAAAACAAAATTTAGAGGGAAAATTATTTATCACATGTTTTTAGCAATAAAATTATTTGTCGAAAGATTTTCGCTAAGAACATGTTTATTAACCTCCGACACAACTGGCTATATTGACATATTCTTGCATTCATTTTAATTCGAATCATATTCAGTTATAAAATCCGCGGCCGATCGATCAAATTGATATGCATACGAGTCATCCGAAAATGTAAATGAGTCGAGCTTCTAAAATTTCATACTTAGAAATTCAAGGGCTTTAAATTATCGAATTCCGGAGTAAAAAGATAGGGGTAAGtcacatgtcatattttgtgagacagatctcttatttgagtaatccataaaaaaatattattttttattgtgaatatcggtagggttgacctgtctcacagataaaaattcgtgagaccgtctcacaaaaaatctaATCAAAAGACAGAAGCTTATTCGACTTAAAAAAGATTTCCAATCCTTAATTCTAATTTTTGAGCCAAATGGTTAAAGATTGAATTAAGACGACTCGACTTTCTCTACATTCCTACGCGACAATGAGACCTAATTGCAagtgtattttattaaaactacaattttccaaaatagtaatataattgaataaaataaaataatgattgAATTAGCGTGTGAAAAAGACAGTCACACCCCCAAAAAATACGACGCGCTTAACGACTATTTTTCTCTCCTACCCTTATAACTAATTCATTACACGTCTCTGAGGAGCTCAAGCTAATACCTATCTCTCTCTACACTCCTCACAAAATGTCTTCGCCTGCGCCGGCGGTGTCTCCGCCGTCTCCACCAACCAATGCCACCTCTCCTCCACCGGCATCCACCTTCTCTCCACCTCCGCCTGAACCAGTCACCTCGCCGCCACCCGCTCCGTCTCCTCCCGTCAACTCCCCACCACCCGCTGCCACTGTTTCCCCGCCCCCGCCTGTACCTGCCACCAATCCCCCAcccgctccatctcctccggtCAGTTCGCCACCACCCTCCACTTCTCCTCCTCCGCCTGCATCCGACACGTCTCCGGCCCCCCCGCTGCCTTCGCTCACCCCGACAACACCCCCTCCTCCATCAAGATCACCTCCGTCGCCGCCTTCCCCTCCCTCCCCGCCAGTGCCATCAGGTAGGAGTTCTCCACCTCCGCCATCGGGAGGTACGGCGAGATCCCCGCCGGCTGCGCCGTCTTCCAATGGTGGGTCATCGTCGGGGGTATCGACGGGAGTGGTTGTTGGGATAGCTATTGGAGGCGTTGTAATACTTGCGGTTTTGACTCTTCTTTTCATTTGCTGCAAGAAAAAGAGAAGAAGACCACAATCTGATTACTACGTACCTCCACCACCACCCCTTGGGCCTAAAGGTAATTAatttcacataaatttttgaaatttcattCGAATTATCAACTAGTATGTCGCTGCCGAAGAGGAGAAATCTTTTGCAGGTAGCTTCAAGTCTGAGGTTCTAGAAAATGCTAATGGCTGAAtttgaataaaattttcaagttTCTGCGTGGTTTAATTTTATCTCCATACCCTTTAACAAGCATGACTTTTACTTGCTAATTTCTGATAATTTTTGGTGTTTGATAAAGCTGAGCCGTATGGAAACCCGATTCACAATTGGCAGCAGAGTGCACCAGCACCAGGTGATCATTTTGTCACAATCCCACCTAAACATTCTCCACCGCCGGTTGGTTTCACGAGACCACCTCAATCACCAGCACGtgcaccaccacctcctccgcCAGCAGGGTACATGAGCAGCAGTGGAGGTTCCGGTTCCCATTATTCAGGCCCCGAAATTCTGGCTCCGCAGCCTTCACCAGGAATGTCTTTAGGGTTTTCGAAAAGCACTTTTACTTATGAAGAGTTGTCAATGGCAACGGACGGATTCTCAACCGCCAATCTTCTTGGGCAAGGTGGTTTTGGTTATGTGCACCGGGGAGTGCTGCCAAATGGTAAAGAGGTTGCAGTTAAGCAGTTAAAGGCTGGAAGTGGACAAGGGGAGCGCGAGTTTCAGGCTGAAGTTGAGATCATCAGCAGAGTGCATCATAAGCATCTTGTTTCATTGGTTGGATACTGCATCACTGGGTCGGAGAGAATGCTCGTATATGAGTTTGTTCAAAATGACACCCTGGAATTTCACTTACATGGTTAGTTTTATTCAACTGATGTACTTATCTTAATTGCTGGAATATTATTGGCTAGGAAAAGCTTGAGTTCGTAGAATACATGGAAAATTTTTGGCCTCGTTGCTTGATAGCATAGTCCCATTGTGTCTAATTCTTCTGCGCTGtcatttcatt is a window encoding:
- the LOC142551984 gene encoding proline-rich receptor-like protein kinase PERK15, coding for MSSPAPAVSPPSPPTNATSPPPASTFSPPPPEPVTSPPPAPSPPVNSPPPAATVSPPPPVPATNPPPAPSPPVSSPPPSTSPPPPASDTSPAPPLPSLTPTTPPPPSRSPPSPPSPPSPPVPSGRSSPPPPSGGTARSPPAAPSSNGGSSSGVSTGVVVGIAIGGVVILAVLTLLFICCKKKRRRPQSDYYVPPPPPLGPKAEPYGNPIHNWQQSAPAPGDHFVTIPPKHSPPPVGFTRPPQSPARAPPPPPPAGYMSSSGGSGSHYSGPEILAPQPSPGMSLGFSKSTFTYEELSMATDGFSTANLLGQGGFGYVHRGVLPNGKEVAVKQLKAGSGQGEREFQAEVEIISRVHHKHLVSLVGYCITGSERMLVYEFVQNDTLEFHLHGNGRPTMDWPTRLKIALGAAKGLAYLHEDCHPKIIHRDIKASNILLDFNFEAKVADFGLAKFSSDANTHVSTRVMGTFGYLAPEYASSGKLTEKSDVFSFGIMLLELITGRRPVDTSQSFMDDSLVDWARPLLTRALEDGNFDALVDPRMQRDYNQNEMARIVACAAACVRHSAKRRPRMSQVVRALEGDLSLSDLNEGIKPGHSSMYSSHGSSDYDTTQYNDDMKKFRKLALASGDYGSSGQYSNPTSEYGLYPSSSSGEAQQTREMEMGKLKTEGAR